GGTTTATCGATGCTGGTACCTGATTGCGTAAGCCGCACATCGAGTCCTGCATGTCGGCTGACCTGCGCGGACTTAAGTGTCACTGGCAAGGTCGTCAATTCAGCCAGTGCCGCAAATACTGAAATTTCGCCCATGCCCGGCGCTGCGATCATGTGCCCAAACTGGGCGCTTAGCGTCGGGCAGTTGTCGATCAGCGCCCGACCTGCGAGCCTGAAACGCTCGATTCGCTTGTCAAAAGCTTCAATGGCTTCTTCTTCGTCTTCAATCAGCATTTTCACGGTTGTTTGAGTAGCTTTCAGCGCATGCAGCTCGTTCTTGGCTCGGGTGCGATGACACGTCAAACGATTGATATGCCTTCCGATAGCCCGCAGTTCCAACTGTATGGTCGTGGGCGGCGTCCACAATTTTGGGCTCATGCGTTCGCCGTATTCGGCTAGCAACTGGGCATCGATCGCATCGGTTTTGCTGTTTTTCAGCATCAGCTTGGCAAAGTTATGAAAGCTCTTCGGGTTGATAACCGAAACGGGCAAACCCGCCGCGGTGAGCTCCATGGCCAAATCCAGGTAATAGATGCCGGTGGCCTCCATCACTACGGATAAAGGCTTGAGCTCGAGCAACCTGTTGACCGCTGCTTTGCGCCCGGCGGGTGTTTGGTCGATGTTGCAGGCCCCTGCAAAACGGCCGTCGTTGTGCCAGCCCATGGCGGTCGTGCGAGACCCCACATCCAAACCGACATGCATGCTCATGCTTTCAACTCCGAGTGAACTGGGTTAGAAATGCATCCTGGTTCCCCTGACCTCGAACTTCATGCCACTGCAACCTTGTAATGCGAAGTC
This region of Pseudomonas sp. R84 genomic DNA includes:
- a CDS encoding IS110 family transposase — encoded protein: MSMHVGLDVGSRTTAMGWHNDGRFAGACNIDQTPAGRKAAVNRLLELKPLSVVMEATGIYYLDLAMELTAAGLPVSVINPKSFHNFAKLMLKNSKTDAIDAQLLAEYGERMSPKLWTPPTTIQLELRAIGRHINRLTCHRTRAKNELHALKATQTTVKMLIEDEEEAIEAFDKRIERFRLAGRALIDNCPTLSAQFGHMIAAPGMGEISVFAALAELTTLPVTLKSAQVSRHAGLDVRLTQSGTSIDKPGRISKGGNAYLRSAMYMPALTAIRCDSNVKAFYEALIGRGKRKMQAIVAVMRKYLTGLWACMRAGEDFNTAKLFSAKDLAKA